A window of Sorex araneus isolate mSorAra2 chromosome 3, mSorAra2.pri, whole genome shotgun sequence genomic DNA:
CCTTTATGGTACGGATACCTGCAATAAGAGAGGTATGTGACCAGTTAAATGGACTCAGGGAAAGATTCTCCTACAGAAAAGAagctacaggggccagagcgatagtgtatctggtagggtgcttgccttgcatacacccgacccgggttcaatctctggcatcctatatggtcccctgcgtgCCTCCAGGGGGTGACTCCTGAATAACCCAAGAATAACCcaagggtgtgattccccccccccccgctccccccaaaaaaatacccacaccaaaccaaacaaaaaacaagctaCAGAATTCTTTGGTTCCAGCCTCTATATCAACACCAGTTGAGGATAGTTTTATTTTACCAATGGTATTTTATTCCAATCCATTCAACTGCTAATATGCAACCTTTACCAATAAGTCAGTAAAAGCTTTAAAGTCTCCTTTGTGCTACTGTCATTTCATAAGCCCATAGGTTGTATGAGCAGATATTTCTgtcaaatgataaaaaaatgatcaaaattgaAAGCTCTcgtcttttaaaattatgttctgCAGCTTTTTCAGactcttaaattttattgtattaactTAATAGGAAAGGCATACTTTAGTCAATCTGAAAACTTTACATCCCACTTGTAAACAGAATGATGTATCAGAATCTATCAGTATTTACCTTCAGGATTAACTTTATTAGAGCTCATATTTTAAAGCCCGGTCATATGGTCATGTCGGTACCAAAGCTATTCAGACCATTAGCTCCAACCAGCACTATTTGTGCTGCTGTGGTTATGATTTTGTTTGGCCTAATTAATCAATGGTTTTGAGTATGTTGTGTTTGGCATATGGggcttaaatgttttttttaattaaatcactgtgagatacacagttacagagtgtTCATGACTGAGTCATAAGCACATTCCTGCAAAAGTGTAGATTTCCCACTGGCAAtgtcctcctgcccacccctgcagcctgcccctccttttaggcactgtggtttgcaatactgttactgaaagggtatcatgaatAGCACTTTACCTTCctttcagaactcagttcttattcagagtgatcatttccaactgtcattaattttttttctttttgagtcacacccagtgatgcataggggttactcctggctcatgcactcagaagttactcctgattgtgcttggggggacaatatgagatgctgggaattgaacctgggtcggccgcgtgcaaggaaaatgccctatcccctgtgctatcactccagcccccaccaactgtcattgtcacagcaatcccttctctgtcctaactgcactctctcctgcctctttgtggcaagcttcaaactatggaccagtcctccttgcccttgtttctactgtctttggatattagtctcatattatggtttttttttaacatcctgCAAATAGGTCTGATCATTCTGTTTGCCGCTCTCTcactgattcatttcactcagcatagccctcttcatgtccatctatgtataaacaaatttcatggtttcatttttcctaacagctgcataatgttCAATTGTAGAGATCCATaagtaccacagcttctttatccactcatctgttcttgagcacctgggttgttcccagattctggctgttgtgaatagtgctgcaataatgacaggagtgcagatggcttttctgaattgtgtttttgggctcccatgggtgtattcccaggagtgatattgctggatcacatagaagcacaatttctagtttttaaggaagtccatattgtcttccagaaaggctggaccatttggcattcccaccagcagtgagagtccctttctctccacatctactggttcttctttttgatgtgtgccagtctctgtggcctGAGATACTATAACATTTAggatcttaaaaagaaaatccagggggctggagcaatagcatagtgggtagggcgtttgccttgcacgcggctgactcgggttcgaaacccagcatcccatatggtcccctgagcaccgccaggagtaattcctgagtgtagaaccaggagtaacccctatgcatgccgggtgtgacccaaaaagcaaaaaaaaaaaatctattttgttcCCTCAAGAAACTTATTTTTGAGAGGAAAGATGGCCTTTACTAGCTTTACTAGCAGATCCACTGCTTTAGTTAAAACAGGGGAGGTAGTCATTCGGAGTCCTCAAGAATAACTTTACTGAGAAAGTGAGACTGAGCAGGGAACAGAAGAATATGAATAGCATTTGGACAAGTCAGAAGTGGATTTGGGATAAGAAGTGGTCTTTTAAACATGAGCATATTTCATATCTAAAAGAGCCAGAtttgatggggggatgggaggaaaggaagggaacaGATAGGTTGACTGGAAATAAGTGGAACATGGAAGAGGGTCTTGAGCACATGGGTGGTGTTAAGGGAAGTAATAGTATGTACTAAAACTGAAGCAGGCAACAAATAAAGGGGTGATGAATGAGAGGGAAGAAATGTTGGAAGGGAGGGGACATTGGGGAGGGTTTGGGAACTGTGGTGGCAGAGGTATGCAATAACTTTGGGCGTAAGTGCTATAAGCTTATataatattattcttctactgcctcaactataatttttaaaatataaattaaaaaaatttaaaaacaaacagcatATTTCCTGGTAGAAAGATATACAGATATCAGATAGCTTTAACAATATTAATCCTAAAATGGAGATAATTTGActgtttaaatgaaaatttgCTTTAAGAATTTCTTGTCTAAAAAGATTTTACTTAAGGGGTCAGGGGTGTGGTTAAGGGGCAGAATATATGTCCCAGAGGTGGaaagtcttgggtttgatcctggcatagCATGTGCCatacttttcccagcaccaacaAACTGAGAACCTTTGGGTGTGACCTCCACAGCAATTTTGTTAAATATGCTATTGAAAATGTCATTATATATCACATAGGCAGTACTTAACAATATTTTAAGGTAAAACACAAAatctttttggggtgtgtgtggactCCTTAACAGTGCCAGGGCCTCCAGAGTTATACTCACTGcatgggggccatgcagtgctggtgacTGAATCCAATCTTTATGTATGGTAGGGATGCACTCCAGTCTTCcaaattataatttcaaattaagaaaaaatcttAATGAACAAAGAAACTGAATCCAAGCAATTCACTTGGTActtaatgaaaactgaaaaaaaaaagtggcatagCATTAGGGGGGTCAAATCATGAAACTGAGCTGATTCTAATACTGACAGGCCAATCCTTTTAATATTAATACTATATTAGTCAGAAGAATGAATAATTTCCTTTAGATAATATCTAAAGTCTAAGACATAAATCAAAACATGACTCAGTTTCAGCAAGTATGCTGATGGGGAATTTTTGtgggatttttattttgacaCTTAGGAAATGTCGAGTATTTTAAGAGTGATAAAATATGCATTCTTCTGCCTCTATATAATAGCCCTGTgaaaattctttctttaaaacCTTCCCAATAGTATTTGAATAACTTGTCTAAAATTTGAATATAAGGATAAGCAAACTCCCAGCCAAGTAAACCAGTTCTGTGTTTTTAGCTCAAAGTTGAATGACTTACTGACAACtagacttttatttctttgttcattgtACTTATCACATGTATATTCCACTTTTGTATCTATATTCCTATAATCCTTAAAATGTATATTAGAAGTTACTTTTAAAGGACCTCAGCCATTTGTGATTTGGGGAAAGGCTAATAATCTATTCTTATCTGCAAAGTGGAGTTCTCCCACCGGGAGATCAGATATCACAGACAAACCTGCTAAATGACAAAAAGAGAATGGGATGCATTTCCAGCCTTTCGAAGTTAGGactagagaaaacaaaaacattgtcCATCTACAATCTAAGCTTGGTACCTCTAAAAGGAAAAGACATTGAATTAAATATACTAAACATCCAATCACAATGTCAtttcttcagttcttctcatttaaAATCTTCATGTATAACACATTTGATTTACAGTACATACCTAGCTTTTCAAACATCTTTTGAATTGGGACTTCATTGGCATCCACCATAACCCGCTTTTCATCTAGCATCAAAACATTCATAGAAAGCCATTTGGATGACATCCAGAGTGGGTGATCTAAAACAGCAACAAAGGTTAAATCCTTTTTGTTTAAGGCAAGAATTTTCCAGCTAAGAAAATTGAAGAGGCAGTTTAATTTTTTCAACAACTCTTTCCCCATGAAAACCTATTTCTGTCTTAAGATGCTTTATCTATACATGTCAGTCTACACTCatcacacatttttatttcaccttgtttagttttttaaaaggcatttttaagggggccgagcaatagtacagcgggtagagcgtttgccttgcatgcagccaacctgggttcaatccctggcatcccatatggttgcccaagcactgccaggaataattcctgagtgcagatctagtagtaacccctgagcatcaccgggtgtgacccgaaaagaaaaaaaaagggcatttttaaaaagtaggtcaAAGTCCTGAGGAGAGTAAACCACTTTCAGTTGTTCTGAAACTATCTCAGAAGACAGAGAAATTGATGACTCTCTTCCTAAAGCACTGCCTTTTTGAGCAATTCATTTTAACTCAGTGATTTGAACCTACTTTAGGCCAGTCATGTATGGTAATGGTGAGAATACATACCAACATTCTATATTAGTTTTAGCACTGTATTCATAATGGCATGAGCTAGTCAATGCTTCACAACAAAGCagcattatattaaataattttgccCAAATGTACAGCAAGGTACTCTTATTCACCACTAATTTCATGCAAGATTGTCTACTGGGGCACTAACATTTTAGGAATTGAGAGactattttaatcttattttttatatagtTGTAAAATATAAAAGGTTAAAATTTAAACCAGTAATCCAGATAAATAAAGCAtagacattttcaaaaaaaaaaaaaagtaggtcaaAGGTATGCATATTTATCTTGCACATGtaagacctgggtttaatctctggcactacaaaaaaaagacaatttatgttttatgaaataatgtttttaatgttactttccttattttctcattttaattatttttgtttgtttgtttgtttgttttttctttttgggtcacacctggcgatgcacaggggttactcctggctctgcactcaggaattactcctggcggtgctcaggggaccatatgggatgctaggaatcgaacccgggtcggctgtatgcaaggcaaacgccctacctgctgtgctatcgctccagcccctctcattttAATTATTACGAAAAGACAGTTTGCAAATTTAAGACTAGCCTTGTTCTAGTACCTATATCTCTAGCACTACTCTAAAGCAGAACCTATATCTCTAGCACTACTACACTACACTACACACTTACTGGGGAAATTATCTCTAAATTACTAAAATTTGGGCTACTGTCAATAGGTAAAAGGTTTTCATTCACTGAAATAATCATgtcaagggccagagaaatagctcaataggTTGGAGCATATGCagaagacctaggtttgatctctggtatcacatggtcccagagcatcATAAGGAGTGACCCTCTTCACCCCCAGAACTTAGCagagagtagcccccaaacactgcccagtATGAGCCAAGAGCCCAAAAcgtacaaataaaacaaaagtaatcaCATGAGCCTCTGAGTATATAAAAGCAAACATACCATCTGGGATGACTGGTATTGGCGGAGTAACTATGGTCCATCCTGCCTTCTTGAAAAGATCAATCTACATTATCAGAACACAGAAAGATTAAATCCATATGTGTATTATTATTACCATTCTTAATACATATCTTATGatttataatcattattttttagAATCTGTCTTCCTAGCTGCCAATAAAATTAACTGGTTGGTTGAACCTGAACCCTAATTGAAAATGTACATAAAATCTCCAGATTAAGATATAAAagtatagtatttttatttttattttatttttttattttttgcaatgcacaggggttactcctggctctgcactcaggaatcactcctggtggtgctcaggggaccatatgggatgctgggctttgaacccgggtcggtcgcgtgcaaggctatcgctccagccccaagtatagtatttttaaagtatcaggaatttttaaaaattcatatgctTTTCTTAGATTTCAGAGATTCTAAcacaccaaaaattttttttggtaaattctCATGTGAAAGTGGCAGTattaggccagggagatagtacaagaggttaGGGCATATGCCTTCCATGCACCCAACCTGGGGTTCATGCGTTCAGTTTTTGACATTAGATGGGGCCCCAGCATCACTTGATGCAGCCCTGGAGCCTCATGAATTACATCCAGACAAATGAGAAAAGATCCCGGGTCCCCTATGCAGCATTTTAAAGCCCTCctatcaaacaacaacaaaaactagaaaCATACCTAGTTAGAAGAAAGCAATGATAAGACTTTTTCAAACCCATTGCCCATCTACTTCATCACTTTGTGTCTACTGACCagaatataaatacaaatgttAGCAATGTAGTTCTATCATTGCCCTTCATGCCCTATTGTATCAACTGTCCCTAGGTTCACATATCCACTTAAGAATaccaaaaattatattaaaatgaagtGAATATGTCCTCTTGACTCATGGGTATAATTATATGGGCCAGAAATTAAGGAAGACATGATAGAATAGTGCTTTTTAAAAGGTgccctacaggggctggagtgatagtacatggagcaggacacttgccttatgcatagctgacccagtttcaacccctagcactccatatggtcccctgagcctgcaaggagtgatccttgaatgaagagccaggaataagccctgaaaacctctgggtgtgccccccaaacaaaacactgtCCTGCAGCCTAGCAAATAACCCCAATTGACACTTAACAAGAAGTAGAGGCAACAGGCAGAAGTAGGAAGCTGTAGGTAACGGATAGAtcagccagaaaaagaaagaagctctGCTTCTTTCTGCAGTGATGGGCAGGCCAATAGGGCCTGATCCACTGGAGTGGGAAAGAGATACCAGTGCCCCAAACATGTAGGGATCATTATGTTTGCAGTTGAACTCCTATGGGATCTTGACTGCAAGTTATGAGATGCTATGACTATATCTGATAAAACACCCACAAGTGTCGAGACCTGCATCTATGGCAACAGGCAGTCAAAGTCTAATAGCACCAGACCAAGTATCATGGCAGCATTACTTATTTGTGAGTGCAGGGTATCATGTATAAATTATGCTGTGAATGATACAATCTTTGATTATAATAATGTCCAGCTTTGCTAAATTTGCCAGTCTGAACTATTTAGAAATGTTAGAAACCATGAAAGTGCCTAAAATTAAAGGGCTAAAATCACCCATGAATAGACTCTTGCTTTTCAGGACTCCAAAGATTTCTCTGACCTGATGACATGGTCGGTCAGGGTTGGAAAGCACAAGACCAGGTCCAATGATATTGAAAGTTGCATCAATATGCATTGGATTGGGGTCTTTAAAGGAGATGATATGCACTCTGTAGTCGGGAGCAAGATGCCTACGCATCCATTCAATGCCCAAGTAGTTTGTAACCTGCAAATTAAAGGAAGATGAAATCTGTAGTTAGTTCTATGCAGAATATAAACATTGGCCCTGAAAATACtctaatttgaaaacaaaaatacaatgacAAAACGTGAAGGTAGAGGCAACTTTGATCAACCTGGCTTCTCTGTGCAAAAATATCTCTTCCAGCTCTAATGAAGTCAGCAGCATCAAAGCATGGCTCGTACTCAGTTGTTACAAACTTTCCTTGAGCAGCCAATTTGTGTCTGTCTTCTACAGAATGAATGGGGTAATCCTAATGGGAACAAGAAAAAACACAATGTATTGGTTTGTATGAAAATTATTCATAGGGCATTTATGACTAAGAAAATGAGTTCAAATCATTATGATTGAACTAATTGAAATAATGATTTGAATACTACTATTACTACTCTTTTCTAGGTTAAAATATACCTGGGGGAAGATATAAATTTATGTTATCACAATTTCAACTCTTAATTTTCATCACAAAACAATCATTTTGTAAGAGAATGCTCTTAATTTCTCAATGTTCATTAAGTAGAAGATTATCAAAGAATATCTCAGTCTCTGGATCAGTTTTAAAAGTCACTGATAAGCTTATGTGTAACTAAGGACTTACCTGGTCATAAAGCTTATCAGCCATGGTGGGCTTAGGAGCCGTTGTCCACTTGGCTCCGCGGTGGAAGTAGTCTTTGATAATTGAGCGATATGCCCGGTACTCAAAGAAGCGAGCGCGCCAAGCCATGGGAGCCTCGATAATCTCATTCCCCACAACTATCAGGATGTCTCGAGGCATTGCAGCATATAAACCTGTCAGACAAAAAATATCCACAAAGATCTCAGTAATGCTGAGATTTCCAGGACAGGGAAGTCTTGGAACATCATGACTgatatattcctttttatttatttatttggttaaaAAGGGACAGAGGCTTTCTATTCAAGCCCGTGTTTGCTCTtaaacacataatttttttattgtctcGGTGTTTGCCTATTTCTACTTTAGagagtctgtgttctctctcttgaacatgtacttctgcctctctctcctctcacatctacCCAAATAGGTTTCAATATAACCTATCTTGcttaaaacaaacacacagacaaaacctatgtttctgtgtgtatgtaagATTATATGCATGTAGGAAAATAGGGATGATACATACTAGACTGTTAATATGAATTCTTTGCAGGGATGGTGAAACtaagcaacaaaagaaaagagaaaaacgaAGCAGTAAGATCCTAATCAAAGAGATCTTGAATCACCAGGTTTTCACCTTATGTAAGATTTCTGGCAACACAGAAACAGTTCTTGAGGGAACATCAGTTTCACAAGATAAAAATTGGGCCAAGGATCACTTCTAGAACAATAATAACACTGAGCTCAGACAGAAGAACAATTTTATAGCATTGTCagttaataataaaatgagaataataaaatgagaatcttttgttcttcagaaaaattaaatggacttgtttattaatttcatttagaGAAATGtctttaaagttttgaaaaacTGCTTTCATaaagattttatataaataatgaaatatagtttatatatctTAATCatcttcaaaagaaacaaacttttctgagtatttgctttcttttctttttggtttattttcctcttttggtttttggaccacacacagcagtgctcagggcttacccttgctctatactcaggaattattcctggcattgctcagggaccatatgggatgctgaggatcgaacccaggtcagtcatgtgcaagacaagtgccctatctactgtattattactctggccctgttttgttttgttttgagttgccaaggattgaactcacacatgaaaggcacttgctctgccactgagcaatATCCCTTTAAAGTAGATAATCATTCAAGTTATGAAGAATTATTAAAAGAATCTCTGAGAAATTATGAGGGTTTTTTACCAtatacccgagtttgattcctccacccctcttggagagcctgacaagctaaccgagagtatcgagcctgagaggcagagcctggcaagctacctgttcgTATTGGATATtagatattggatatgccaaaaacagtaacaataagtctctcaatgagagacgttactggtgcccgcccaaacaaatcaatgagcaatgggatgacagtgacagtgatagtgaccatatacattaagaaagaaatgaaaaatgaaacactAGCAATTGAAGTATATGACATCGCTTACCTGTAGACTCAAAGTCAGGAGTTTTATACTTCATTGACCAGTCTATAGGGTCAGGCCTCCTCACTGTCActccttccatttttaaaatattgcacatTTCTTCAATTTCAGCAACAGCCTTTTTCAAATGATCTTTGGGAAAAGAATGGCCTCCATGCTTCTGGTAAAATGGCCAGTACTTTTCATAGGTATTGGCCTAGAAACAAGGTAAATTCAATACTTATAGGAGAAAAATACAACTCATGGTAGAATCATAGGCAGTGACTAGCCCGAATGGTCTGTATGGCTTAGTGGAACTGAGACTAAAACCACATTGTGTCCAGtattgatccctagcaccaagaTCCCTAGCATCAGTGGACTGATGAGACAATATTGAGCAAAGAACTGGACATCTCCTAATGCTTGGAGATTAAGCTCTGTCTTAGATCACCTGCCGCCCTTCACACTGTGTCTATTCTCAGGTGAGTCTGGATCCTCTtgtgtaatttttcttgtttggggaggAGGcctacccggtgatgctcagggcttattcctggctctgcactcagggatcactcctagcaatgcttggggaaccatataggttgtcacagactgaatctgggtcggctgcatgcaagacaaatgtcctgctcactgtactatttctccagtctcctCTAACTTGTATTTTTGCCTCAATCTGATAAATAGCAAGCATACAGAAGGAGGCCTGCATTAAGAATAAGAATTT
This region includes:
- the GATM gene encoding glycine amidinotransferase, mitochondrial; translation: MLRVRCLRGGSRGAEAVHYIGSRLGRTFTGWVQRTFQSTQAAAASPQNSCAADDKVTEPLPKDCPVSSYNEWDPLEEVIVGRAENACVPPFTVEVKANTYEKYWPFYQKHGGHSFPKDHLKKAVAEIEEMCNILKMEGVTVRRPDPIDWSMKYKTPDFESTGLYAAMPRDILIVVGNEIIEAPMAWRARFFEYRAYRSIIKDYFHRGAKWTTAPKPTMADKLYDQDYPIHSVEDRHKLAAQGKFVTTEYEPCFDAADFIRAGRDIFAQRSQVTNYLGIEWMRRHLAPDYRVHIISFKDPNPMHIDATFNIIGPGLVLSNPDRPCHQIDLFKKAGWTIVTPPIPVIPDDHPLWMSSKWLSMNVLMLDEKRVMVDANEVPIQKMFEKLGIRTIKVNIRSANSLGGGFHCWTCDIRRRGTLQSYFD